One region of Candidatus Woesearchaeota archaeon genomic DNA includes:
- a CDS encoding PGF-pre-PGF domain-containing protein: protein MAKMKRSRLVLIMLCMILLNLSIASAITITPRISKDNYQIFMFSILGITDVTLSVTTEKLAFTNLHLQLSEEFANISLKVEKLDGPPEGLGAPGGAYQHIRVINSKIRDATVDFLIIEFRVKKSWLSENGIKDSDVILTRYTYSYSWVELPTSKIAESIEYIYYEAKSPGFDYLSYFSIFAKRPVEQMTMQKPNSTAILQSINYSSGSSVANETAMVVEYKTQENKTPIQKLLGMIYAIFGRK from the coding sequence GTGGCAAAGATGAAAAGAAGCAGATTGGTTTTAATAATGCTCTGCATGATCTTGCTTAATTTATCAATAGCTTCAGCCATAACAATAACCCCCAGAATATCAAAAGACAACTACCAGATTTTTATGTTCTCTATTTTGGGAATAACAGACGTGACATTGTCAGTCACCACTGAAAAGCTCGCCTTCACTAATCTTCACCTGCAACTTTCAGAGGAATTCGCCAACATAAGCCTGAAGGTTGAAAAACTAGATGGCCCTCCTGAGGGCTTGGGAGCTCCTGGAGGAGCCTATCAGCACATCAGGGTTATAAATTCAAAAATACGCGACGCAACAGTGGATTTTCTGATAATCGAATTCAGGGTAAAAAAATCATGGCTTTCTGAAAATGGAATTAAAGACTCTGATGTTATTTTAACAAGGTACACATACAGCTATAGCTGGGTTGAGCTGCCAACAAGCAAAATAGCGGAGAGCATAGAGTATATCTATTATGAGGCGAAATCTCCTGGCTTTGATTATTTAAGCTATTTTTCGATTTTTGCAAAAAGGCCTGTGGAACAAATGACAATGCAAAAACCCAATTCAACTGCAATACTGCAAAGCATCAATTACAGTTCAGGCAGTTCGGTTGCAAATGAAACTGCTATGGTTGTTGAATATAAAACCCAAGAAAATAAAACACCAATTCAAAAATTATTAGGTATGATTTATGCTATTTTTGGAAGAAAGTAG